A window of Desulforhopalus sp. contains these coding sequences:
- the hslV gene encoding ATP-dependent protease subunit HslV yields the protein MKIRSTTILAVRHKGQVALAGDGQVSLGNTIMKHHARKVRRLYHDQVITGFAGATADAFTLFDRLEQKLEQHSGNLLRAAVELAKDWRTDKYLRKLEAMLIAVDKDHSLLLSGTGDVIEADKGILAIGSGGPYAQAAALALVEHSDLDAEAICRAAMEIAGNICVFTNNSIIVEKI from the coding sequence ATGAAGATACGATCGACAACCATACTGGCGGTGCGCCATAAAGGGCAGGTTGCCCTGGCCGGAGACGGTCAGGTGTCTCTTGGCAACACCATCATGAAACACCATGCCCGCAAGGTGCGCAGGCTGTACCACGACCAAGTCATTACCGGATTTGCCGGGGCGACCGCCGATGCCTTTACCCTCTTTGACAGGTTGGAGCAAAAGCTTGAACAGCATAGCGGCAATCTGCTCAGGGCGGCGGTGGAACTAGCCAAGGACTGGCGAACCGACAAATACCTGAGAAAGCTTGAGGCGATGCTCATCGCCGTTGATAAGGATCATTCTCTTCTTCTTTCGGGCACCGGAGATGTCATAGAAGCGGACAAAGGGATTTTGGCAATAGGCTCCGGTGGTCCCTATGCTCAGGCTGCGGCCCTGGCCCTCGTTGAGCACAGCGATCTGGACGCGGAGGCGATCTGCCGGGCAGCCATGGAAATTGCCGGAAATATTTGTGTATTCACCAATAATTCAATCATCGTTGAAAAGATATGA
- a CDS encoding tyrosine recombinase XerC, translated as MIQALELFTGWLATEKGYSEHTVVGYRRDLSEFFALVGEEVALESISAQNVRSFIVSLHGHNSSASVARKLSALRTFFRFAVRRGMVASDPLIGITGPKAGRFIPVFLTVDETFALLEAPGGQDAYMFRDRAMLELLYSTGMRVSELASRNLDDLDFTTEVLRVRGKGNKERLVPVGLPAIEAVNGWLPQRLQLIRERAERGLPVEQDAMFLNGRGTRLTTRSVERMVKGYGERAGISQIVTPHALRHSFATHLLEMGADLRSVQELLGHASLSTTQRYTHLTLDHLANVYDKAHPLSNPKE; from the coding sequence GATCTTAGCGAGTTTTTCGCGTTAGTGGGTGAGGAGGTAGCTCTTGAATCGATATCTGCTCAGAATGTCCGCTCATTTATCGTTAGCCTGCACGGTCACAATAGCAGTGCTTCAGTGGCCAGAAAACTCTCAGCCCTGAGGACCTTTTTTCGTTTTGCCGTACGACGAGGCATGGTCGCCTCTGATCCGCTTATTGGCATCACCGGTCCGAAGGCCGGGCGCTTTATCCCGGTTTTTCTTACCGTCGATGAGACCTTCGCTCTCCTTGAAGCCCCTGGGGGGCAAGATGCCTATATGTTCCGCGACAGGGCTATGCTTGAGCTGCTTTATTCAACAGGGATGCGGGTTTCCGAACTGGCGTCGCGGAATCTTGATGATCTTGATTTCACCACGGAAGTGCTTAGGGTACGGGGCAAAGGAAATAAAGAGCGATTGGTTCCCGTTGGTCTGCCGGCAATTGAAGCGGTTAATGGTTGGTTGCCGCAGCGATTGCAGTTGATTCGCGAACGGGCCGAACGGGGGCTGCCGGTTGAGCAGGATGCGATGTTTTTAAATGGCCGGGGAACCCGTCTGACCACCCGGAGTGTTGAGCGGATGGTGAAGGGCTACGGAGAACGGGCGGGGATCTCGCAGATCGTTACCCCTCATGCCCTGCGCCATTCCTTTGCCACCCATCTCCTGGAGATGGGAGCCGACCTTCGCTCGGTCCAGGAACTTCTCGGTCACGCCAGCCTGTCGACCACCCAGCGCTATACCCATCTAACCCTAGACCATCTGGCCAATGTCTACGATAAGGCTCACCCCCTATCGAACCCCAAAGAATAA